Proteins found in one Brachypodium distachyon strain Bd21 chromosome 5, Brachypodium_distachyon_v3.0, whole genome shotgun sequence genomic segment:
- the LOC100839047 gene encoding putative receptor protein kinase ZmPK1: MRALNILIGSAFLLLITSSPLSASERRRSTLRRGDALAVDDVLVSPSGNFSCGFHRAATNAYTFSIWFTASADSTVAWSANRDSPVNGRGSLAALRDDGSLVLQDFDGRVVWSTNTSSGAADRALLLDTGNLVVSDASGRALWQSFDWPTDTLLPGQPITRYRRLVSSSARGLPYSGFYNFYFDSNNILNLMYDGPEISSNYWPDPFNKWWDNNRTAYNSSRFAVLDARGRFSASDNLNFNASDMDSGSGIAAMRRLTLDYDGNLRLYSLVGTIWRVTWAAVSRPCDVHGICGRYGVCAYDGLSSAGAPACSCPEGFEVANAGDWSKGCKRKFEVPCGEDDVEFAEMPQVDYWGFDFNYTEKLTFETCKQICLDDCNCEAFGYKKGTGKCYPKIALWNGRRPVGNQVIHLKVPRRLNNNGSGKPLDPSKLFFSGHACTVREVSANVSSSYLRAAMTGSSKINFVYFYSFLAGLFVMEAIFIAGGYLFVFRAADPAGRRIRDEGYSILLSHFRRFTYNELSSATTGFRDEIGRSASGAVYKGVLEDGRSVAVTRLEELTQADEVFRSDLSVIGRINHMNLVRIWGFCSEHSHRLLVSEHVQNGSLDKALFFSDDGEHCVPPPLGWQARFGIAVGVAKGLAYLHHECLEWIVHCDVKPENILLGGDLEPKINDFGLAKLLSRRDEQGRVLSSVQGTRGYVAPEWALNLPITGKADVFSFGVVLLELLRGQRVCDWAVEGEEEGKEVRMDFPRLVALLKEEMKDLKGVWMEQFVDARLRGDFGHLQAATMLEVAVACVDDDPGRRPGMDAVVQRLLSAQDAVPPSLRHASSPRPELTHHTV, from the coding sequence ATGAGAGCGCTCAACATTCTCATAGGCTCGGCCTTCCTCTTGCTGATCACCTCCTCGCCTCTCTCGGcaagcgagcggcggcggagcacgcTGCGGCGCGGCGACGCCCTCGCCGTGGACGACGTGCTCGTGTCGCCGAGCGGCAACTTCTCGTGCGGCTTCCACAGAGCGGCCACCAACGCTTACACCTTCTCCATCTGGTTCACGGCCTCGGCCGACTCCACCGTGGCCTGGTCGGCCAACCGCGACTCCCCCGTCAACGGCAGGGGCTCCCTCGCCGCGCTCCGCGACGACGGCTCGCTTGTCCTCCAGGACTTCGACGGCCGCGTCGTGTGGAGCACCAACacgagcagcggcgccgccgaccgtgCGCTGCTCCTGGACACGGGCAACCTCGTCGTCTCTGACGCCTCCGGCCGCGCGCTGTGGCAGAGCTTCGACTGGCCGACCGACACGCTTCTCCCAGGGCAGCCCATCACGCGGTATAGGAggcttgtttcttcctcggctAGGGGTCTTCCCTACTCCGGCTTCTACAACTTCTACTTCGACAGCAACAACATCCTCAACCTGATGTACGACGGGCCCGAGATCAGCAGCAACTACTGGCCGGACCCGTTCAACAAGTGGTGGGACAACAACCGGACCGCCTACAACAGCAGCCGCTTCGCCGTCCTCGACGCCCGCGGCCGCTTCTCCGCCAGCGACAACCTCAACTTCAACGCCTCCGACATGGATTCCGGTTCCGGCATCGCCGCCATGAGGCGGCTCACGCTCGACTACGACGGCAACCTCCGGCTCTACAGCCTCGTCGGTACCATCTGGCGCGTGACGTGGGCGGCCGTGTCGCGCCCTTGCGACGTGCACGGCATCTGCGGCCGCTACGGCGTGTGCGCCTACGACGGGTTATCGTCTGCCGGGGCGCCGGCTTGCTCGTGCCCGGAGGGCTTCGAGGTGGCCAACGCCGGCGACTGGAGCAAAGGCTGCAAGAGGAAGTTCGAGGTGCCGTgcggcgaggacgacgtgGAGTTCGCGGAGATGCCGCAGGTGGACTACTGGGGCTTCGACTTCAACTACACGGAGAAGCTCACCTTCGAGACGTGCAAGCAGATCTGCCTCGACGACTGCAACTGCGAGGCGTTCGGGTACAAGAAGGGCACCGGGAAATGTTACCCCAAGATCGCGCTCTGGAacggccgccgccccgtcgGCAACCAGGTCATCCACCTCAAGGTGCCCCGCCGCCTCAACAACAATGGCAGCGGCAAGCCGCTGGACCCTTCCAAGCTCTTTTTCAGCGGCCACGCGTGCACGGTCAGGGAAGTGAGCGCCAATGTCAGCTCGTCCTACCTTCGAGCCGCCATGACAGGCAGCAGCAAGATCAACTTCGTCTACTTCTACTCGTTCTTGGCGGGTCTGTTCGTGATGGAGGCCATCTTCATCGCCGGCGGGTACCTCTTCGTGTTCCGGGCTGCCGACCCGGCGGGAAGGCGAATCCGCGACGAAGGGTACAGCATATTGCTCAGCCACTTCAGACGGTTCACCTACAACGAGCTGTCGAGCGCCACGACGGGCTTCAGGGACGAGATCGGCCGGAGCGCGTCGGGGGCCGTGTACAAGGGCGTGCTCGAGGACGGGCGCAGCGTGGCCGTGACGAGGCTGGAGGAGCTGACGCAGGCCGACGAGGTGTTCCGGTCGGACCTGAGCGTCATCGGCCGGATCAACCACATGAACCTCGTCAGGATCTGGGGCTTCTGCTCCGAGCACTCCCACCGGCTCCTCGTCTCGGAACACGTCCAGAACGGCTCCCTCGACAAGGccctcttcttctctgacGACGGCGAACACTGCGTACCACCACCACTGGGTTGGCAAGCGAGGTTCGGGATCGCCGTGGGCGTGGCCAAGGGTTTAGCGTACTTACACCACGAGTGCCTCGAGTGGATCGTGCACTGCGACGtgaagccggagaacatccTCCTGGGCGGCGACTTAGAGCCCAAGATCAACGACTTCGGGCTGGCCAAGCTCCTGAGCCGCCGGGACGAGCAAGGCCGGGTGCTGTCAAGCGTGCAAGGGACGCGAGGATACGTGGCGCCGGAGTGGGCGCTGAACCTGCCGATCACGGGGAAAGCCGACGTGTTCAGCTTCGGCGTCGTTCTCCTCGAGCTGCTCCGGGGCCAGAGGGTGTGCGACTGGGCCGtggaaggggaagaggaagggaaagaGGTGCGCATGGACTTTCCCCggctcgtggcgctgctgaaGGAGGAGATGAAGGATTTGAAAGGGGTTTGGATGGAGCAGTTCGTGGACGCGCGCCTGCGTGGGGACTTTGGGCACCTGCAGGCGGCCACGATGCTGGAGGTGGCCGTGGCGTGCGTCGATGATGACCCCGGACGGAGGCCCGGCATGGACGCCGTCGTGCAGAGGCTCCTCTCGGCGCAGGATGCCGTGCCGCCGTCCCTGCGCCATGCGTCGTCCCCTCGCCCGGAGCTCACTCATCACACGGTCTAA